The following proteins are co-located in the Rhea pennata isolate bPtePen1 chromosome 2, bPtePen1.pri, whole genome shotgun sequence genome:
- the EEF1E1 gene encoding eukaryotic translation elongation factor 1 epsilon-1 isoform X3 produces MAAAAQPGLGAEELALLERSLGLQEGNKYGVQGERKIPVLQTNNGPGLIGLITIAAHLVKQAKKEQLLGSTAEEKAVVQQWLEYRVTRVDGCSGKEDIRIILKDLHMYLEDKVYLAGNSFTLADILMYYGLHPIMLSELYLFKSETLLLTDYRRK; encoded by the exons ATGGCCGCTGCGGCGCAGCCCGGGCTGGGGGCAGAGGAGCTGGCGCTGTTGGAGAGGTCGCTGGGCCTGCAGGAAGGGAACAAGTACGGCGTCCAGGGGGAGCGGAAG ATCCCTGTTCTTCAAACAAACAATGGCCCTGGCCTAATAGGATTAATTACTATAGCTGCCCATTTAGTTAAACAGGCCAAGAAAGAACAACTACTTGGAAgtactgcagaagagaaagctgtTGTTCAGCAATGGTTAGAATACAGAGTGACTCGAGTAGATGGATGTTCTGGTAAAGAAGATATTAGAATAATTCTGAAG gatcTTCACATGTATCTTGAAGATAAAGTATACCTTGCAGGAAACAGTTTTACCTTAGCAGATATTTTGATGTACTATGGACTGCATCCGATCATG CTATCAGAACTCTATTTGTTCAAGTCTGAAACATTACTGCTTACAGACTACAGGAGAAAATAG